The Schaalia dentiphila ATCC 17982 sequence TTCAGTTGTGAGTCTGGCGAGTACGACAATGTACTCATCAGAAGTATCATGCTTTAGTTTGTCACTCGCCACAATATAGACCAACTTAAATCCGCCATCACCTCAACAAAGGCGACGCTGTCGGGTAACCACTCCCCACGAGCGCACGCGAGGCCTCCTGACAGCGCGGCGGGGCCACACACCGTCAGGTGCATGGCCCCGCCGTGGCGACGTCGCTCAGCCTAGTGCCGCAGGCGCCCGTCCGGTCCGAAGGTGTAGGTCGTCCCGTCTACCTGCTGGGTGCCGGTGACCATCGCCCCCGAGGAACCCAGGTAGTACCAGGAATCTCCCTCATGCAGCCACCCGATCGCCATGCCACCGGAGGGTGTGAGGTAGTACCAGGTGGATCCATCGCGAACCCAGCCGGTAGCCATCGCACCCGAAGCGCTCAGGTAGTACCAGGTGCCATTGACGAACACCCATCCGGTCACCATCGCACCCGTCGCATGATCCAGGTAGTACCAGATGCCGTTCACGTTGGCCCAGCCCGCGGCCTGCGCACCCGAGGGACCGTGGAAGAACCACTGGCCTGCCTCACGGACCCACCCGGTCACCATGTATCCGCGCGCGTCGAAGCGATAGGTCGCCCCGCCGATCTGAACCGAGGTCGACGCCGGGTAGGTTCCATCCTCGTATCGGTACCACCAGCCGACCGCATCATTGACCCACGCGCCAGCCTTGGCCTCGTCGGCCTGATCCTGACCGCCCGACACCGCGTCGAGGGCGTCGAGGAAGCCGTAACCGCGGTATTCCTTGCCGTCGATGGGAGCGTTGAGACGTCCATAGTTGGCAGCGGCCTGCTTCTTCATCAGGTCGATGACCTGGGCGCCCGTAAGCTCCGGGTGCACCGACTTAATGAGTGCCGCGACGCCCGACACGTGCGGGGTCGCCATGGACGTGCCGTCGGCGACGGCGTAGCCGCTGCGGTAGAAGAGCGTCGTGGCCGTGGAGTAGATCTGGTCGCCCGGGGCGGCAAAATCGATCGTCTGACCGTAGTTGGAGAACTCAGCGCGGCCCAGGGACAGGCCCGGCTTCACGTTGTACGCCTGACCAACCGCGCTCACCTGAGCAACGCCGTCGAGCATGGAGGGAACGCGGATACTGCCCTTCACCGCACGATTCTTCGTCGGCGTGGGGACGTCCGTCGGGGACCCGTTGTCGATCGTCGGGTTATCAATGTCGACGCCCTCGTTACCGGCCGCCGCGATCACAGCCAGGCCCTTGTCCTGCGCATACTTGATCGACCTCGTGGCCGCCTCAAGGCCCGCAGCCTGCTCGGGGTCGGTCGGACTCCAATAGACCCACGGGTCCATCGAGTAGGAGTTGTTCACGACGTCCACCCCGTGGCTCGCCGCCCACATGAACGCACAGGTCACGTACTCGGGGTAGATGAGGCGGTTGTCGTTGGTCGCCTGAATGGCGACGATGGTCGACTCAGGGGCGATGCCGTCGATACCAATGTCATTGTGGTTGGCAGCGATAATGCCCGCGACGTGCGTGCCGTGGTAGAACTCATCACGCCACCCGTAGAAGTCCTGCGTGGCAACGCCGTTGACCGAGCACTTCACAGAACGCGACGTATCGACGCGCCCCTCCAGGTCGGGATGCGTATCCTCAACGCCGGAGTCAACGACCGCGATGGTCACGGGGGCGCGCTTGACGTTGACTGCCTCGGCCTCGCGCGCGTGCATGGCGACGGCGCCCCAGTTGAAGATCTCCTCGTTCGCTTCAGCGGGGGCAGCGCTCGCGGTCTCGTTGCGCATCGCGTTCAGACCGCCTGCCGCGCCGGGCTGCGGGGCCTCGTCCTTCTTGTCGGTGGGCAGCTCGACGCGCTCGTAGTAGAGGACGGGGGCCACGCGGGTCGGGCCGATCGAGTGGATGGAGATACCGGCCTGTCGCAGGGCGGCGGCCAGGTCGGGCGCGAACGAGGGCGTGGCACTCTGCGCGAAGAAGGTACCGATCTCCGGGTACGAGGCCAGGGCGGCACCACCGGCTCCTGGGACGAGGGCGAGGGCCCGCTGGAGGTCCTCGGGGTTCGTGCCGGCGAGGTTGATCGCGTAGTTCATCTCGTCGTTGTCAGCGCGGGCTGCGGAGACGAGTCCGGGCTCCTCAGCACGGGCGGAGGGGGCGTTCACCGCGGCCACGCCCATGGACAGGGCGAGAGCGGCGACGATGCCGATGCGTGCGGCAGTGCGGCGCATAGTTCCTCGACTTTCGATTGTCACTGTCAGGATTTCGACTGCATTCACAGCTGCACCCATCATCCTAGAGTTTGTCAGTAACAACAAAACCAAGGCTTACCTAAGTCCATCCTCCAAGACTCCATCAATTCACCGCATATGAGACGGGGAGCACCCGTAGGCACTCCCCGTCTCGTCGCTCGTTTTGTTGCAAGCCGACGTTTACTCCAGGCCGGCGTCGAGGGCCAGCAGATGGTCGACTGTCTGCGGACGGATGAACCAGCGCGCCGATCCGTCCTCGACGGCGAGCACGCCCGGCTTCGTCAGCATGTTGTAGTTCGAGGCCATCGAGTAGCCGTACGCCCCCACAGCGGGAACGGCCAACAGGTCGCCTCCCGTAATGTCGGCCGGCAGGTCGATATCACGGATGATGATGTCGCCGCTCTCGCAGTGCTTGCCGACGATGCGGCAGCGCGCCAGAGACGAGGCCTGCGCAGGGTCGCGGTTCGCGAGCGTCGCCGTGTAGACAGCGTCGTAGAGCACCGGGCGGATGTTATCCGACATGCCGCCGTCGATCGCCACGTAGCGGCGCACTCCCCCGTCTTCCAGGGAAATGTCCTTGACGACGCCGACGCGGTAGAGCATGACCATCGACGGGCCGGCAATCGAGCGGCCGGGCTCGACGGACACGTGCGGGATCGGCAGGCCGTGGTGGGCGCAGCGCTCGCGCACCACGGTGGCCAGGGCGCGGGCGACCTCGACCGGGGAGGTCGGGACCGGATCTTGCCCGGTGTAGGCGATGCCGACGCCGCCGCCCAGGTCGATGGCGGGAACGTCCAGGCCCAGCTCAGCCTTCAGGAGCGCCGCGAAGTCGATGACGATGCGCGCGGCCTCGGCAAAGGCCTCGGTCCCGAAGATCTGGGAGCCGATGTGGCTGTGCAGTCCCCGGAAGTCCAGGTGCGCCGCATCCTTGATCACGGCCACGGCCTCGTACGCCTGATCGGTGGCCAAGGATAGGCCGAACTTCTGATCCTCGTGGGCGGTCGCAATGTACTCGTTGCCGCCCGCGTGGATGCCGGACTTCAGGCGCACCATGACGGGCGCGACGACGCCGAGGTCAGCAGCGATGCGCTCGATCTGGTGGACCTCGTCCATCGAGTCGATGAAGATGCGGTGGATGCCGGCCTCGAGGGCGAGGCGGATCTCCGCGTCCGACTTGTTGTTGCCGTGCAGGCCGATACGGTCGGGGTCCACCCCGGCGCGCAGGGCCAGACTCAGCTCTCCGAGCGAGGCGGTGTCGATACCCAGGCCCTCGGCGGCGACAAGGCGCGCGACGTCGGCGCTCAGGAAGGCCTTGCCAGCGTAGAAGGCGTCGCCGCCGTTCATGCCGTATCCGTCCCAGAACTCCTCGGCCATCGCCGAAGCCCACACGCGGGCGCGTCCGCGCATGGCCTCAACGTCAAGCACGAAGGTGGGCGTGCCGAAGTCGGCGGCGACGCTGGTCAGGTCGACGCCTCCCAGGCGCAGCACGCCACCCTCCCGAGAAGCGCTCCACGGCCACAGGTCGGGGCGCTCATCGGGGGTCGGGCAGGTGAGGGTACCGACGCTTGCCGTCTCGCTCACTGAGTCACATCCTCTCGGGGGCACTCACACCGAGGAGGCCGAGGCCGGTGCGCAGCACCTGGGTGACCGCGTCGTTGAGCCAGAGGCGGGCGATGTGGCCGGGCTCAACCGGGTCGTCGCCGCGAGGCGTCACGCGGCACTGGCCGTACCAGGCGTGGTAGGTCGCAGCCAGGGACTCGAGGTAGCGGGTGATGCGGTGCGGCTCGCGCAGCTCGGTCGCCTGCGCAACCTGCGCGGGGAACTGGGCGAGGGCTGCCAGCAGGGCCTCGTCGGCCTCGGAGTCGAGGGCGGCCGGGTCGAAGCCAGCATCGCGGGTGACGCCGTGCTCGGCCGCATTGCGGGCGACGTTGCAGGCGCGCACGTGCGCGTACTGTACGTAGTAGACCGGGTTGTCATTGGAGTGCTGCGAGAGCAGGTCCAGGTCAATGTCAACCTGCGTGTCCATCGAGACTCGCACGAGGGCGTAACGCGCGGCGTCCACGCCCACGGCATCGACGAGGTCGTCGAGGGTGACGATCGTGCCGGCGCGCTTGGACATGCGCACGGGCTCGCCATCCTTGACGAGGTTGACGAGCTGGCCGATGAGGATCTGCAGGTTCTCGCCCGGCTTGTCACCGAACGCAGCGCACATCGCCATCATGCGGGCGATGTAGCCGTGGTGGTCGGCGCCCAGCAGGTAGATGGCGACATCCGCGCCACGCTCACGCTTGTTGAGGTAGTAGGCGACGTCGCCCGCGAAGTACGCGGCCTGGCCGTCCGACTTGATGAGGACGCGGTCCTTGTCGTCGCCGTAGGTGGTCGTGCGCAGCCACACCGCGCCATCTTCGTCGAAGATCTCGCCGCGCTCGCGCAGGCGCTCGATCGCCGCGGCAACCGCGCCGGAGGTGTGCAGGGACTCCTCGTGGAAGAAGACGTCAAAGTCGGCCCGGAAGGAGTGCAGACGCTCCTTGATCTCCGCGAACATCAGCTCAACGCCGCGAGCGCGGAAGACCTCGATAGCCTCTTCTTCGGGCAGGGTGATCGGGTCGGGCTCGCCGGCCGCGCGCGCGTCAGCGCGGACCTGGTCGGCAATGTCGGCGATGTACTGGCCGCCGTAGCCGTCCTCGGGAACCTCCCGGCCCATGGCGCGGGCGTAGAGAGAGTGCGAGAAGCGGTCGATCTGCGAGCCGTGGTCGTTGAAGTAGTACTCGCGGGTCACGGCGGCGCCGGAGGCGGCCATGAGGCGGGCGAGAGAGTCACCGACGGCTGCCCAGCGGGCGCCGCCCAGGTGCACGGGGCCGGTCGGGTTTGCAGAAACGTACTCGAGGTTGATCGAGCGGCCCGAGAGGGTCTCGTTGCGGCCGTACGCGGCGCCGGCCTCGACGATCGTGCGAGCCAGCTCGCCGGCCGCACCCGCGCCCAGGCGGATGTTGATGAAGCCGGGGCCAGCGACCTCGACGGA is a genomic window containing:
- a CDS encoding S8 family peptidase, whose amino-acid sequence is MRRTAARIGIVAALALSMGVAAVNAPSARAEEPGLVSAARADNDEMNYAINLAGTNPEDLQRALALVPGAGGAALASYPEIGTFFAQSATPSFAPDLAAALRQAGISIHSIGPTRVAPVLYYERVELPTDKKDEAPQPGAAGGLNAMRNETASAAPAEANEEIFNWGAVAMHAREAEAVNVKRAPVTIAVVDSGVEDTHPDLEGRVDTSRSVKCSVNGVATQDFYGWRDEFYHGTHVAGIIAANHNDIGIDGIAPESTIVAIQATNDNRLIYPEYVTCAFMWAASHGVDVVNNSYSMDPWVYWSPTDPEQAAGLEAATRSIKYAQDKGLAVIAAAGNEGVDIDNPTIDNGSPTDVPTPTKNRAVKGSIRVPSMLDGVAQVSAVGQAYNVKPGLSLGRAEFSNYGQTIDFAAPGDQIYSTATTLFYRSGYAVADGTSMATPHVSGVAALIKSVHPELTGAQVIDLMKKQAAANYGRLNAPIDGKEYRGYGFLDALDAVSGGQDQADEAKAGAWVNDAVGWWYRYEDGTYPASTSVQIGGATYRFDARGYMVTGWVREAGQWFFHGPSGAQAAGWANVNGIWYYLDHATGAMVTGWVFVNGTWYYLSASGAMATGWVRDGSTWYYLTPSGGMAIGWLHEGDSWYYLGSSGAMVTGTQQVDGTTYTFGPDGRLRH
- the argS gene encoding arginine--tRNA ligase; the protein is MTPEELATLIRATLLDAAAAGRISIDPSLVPDPVTVERPRVREHGDWATNVAMQLGKKAGMAPREFAQILADDLAAADGIDSVEVAGPGFINIRLGAGAAGELARTIVEAGAAYGRNETLSGRSINLEYVSANPTGPVHLGGARWAAVGDSLARLMAASGAAVTREYYFNDHGSQIDRFSHSLYARAMGREVPEDGYGGQYIADIADQVRADARAAGEPDPITLPEEEAIEVFRARGVELMFAEIKERLHSFRADFDVFFHEESLHTSGAVAAAIERLRERGEIFDEDGAVWLRTTTYGDDKDRVLIKSDGQAAYFAGDVAYYLNKRERGADVAIYLLGADHHGYIARMMAMCAAFGDKPGENLQILIGQLVNLVKDGEPVRMSKRAGTIVTLDDLVDAVGVDAARYALVRVSMDTQVDIDLDLLSQHSNDNPVYYVQYAHVRACNVARNAAEHGVTRDAGFDPAALDSEADEALLAALAQFPAQVAQATELREPHRITRYLESLAATYHAWYGQCRVTPRGDDPVEPGHIARLWLNDAVTQVLRTGLGLLGVSAPERM
- the lysA gene encoding diaminopimelate decarboxylase; its protein translation is MSETASVGTLTCPTPDERPDLWPWSASREGGVLRLGGVDLTSVAADFGTPTFVLDVEAMRGRARVWASAMAEEFWDGYGMNGGDAFYAGKAFLSADVARLVAAEGLGIDTASLGELSLALRAGVDPDRIGLHGNNKSDAEIRLALEAGIHRIFIDSMDEVHQIERIAADLGVVAPVMVRLKSGIHAGGNEYIATAHEDQKFGLSLATDQAYEAVAVIKDAAHLDFRGLHSHIGSQIFGTEAFAEAARIVIDFAALLKAELGLDVPAIDLGGGVGIAYTGQDPVPTSPVEVARALATVVRERCAHHGLPIPHVSVEPGRSIAGPSMVMLYRVGVVKDISLEDGGVRRYVAIDGGMSDNIRPVLYDAVYTATLANRDPAQASSLARCRIVGKHCESGDIIIRDIDLPADITGGDLLAVPAVGAYGYSMASNYNMLTKPGVLAVEDGSARWFIRPQTVDHLLALDAGLE